A portion of the Oxynema aestuarii AP17 genome contains these proteins:
- a CDS encoding ParA family protein produces the protein MPRTSPAQPSARRQQHPSRVVAIANGKGGVGKTTTAVNLAAALAPKYRVLLVDSDPQGSATWWVQRGDRDLDFDIAQESDPKLLGRLRQVEGYDLILVDTPPALRSEALAAVVACADYLLLPTPPAPMDLAALIDTVREAVMPVGVAHRVLLTRVDSRSLKEALEAQNTLLELGIPACHAFVRSYKAHERAALEGLPIGRWRGKNAKEAEADYRRVANELQRDWRN, from the coding sequence TTGCCCAGAACATCTCCCGCCCAACCCTCTGCCCGTCGCCAACAACACCCGTCGAGAGTGGTTGCGATCGCCAACGGTAAAGGCGGCGTCGGCAAAACTACCACCGCCGTCAACCTCGCGGCGGCTTTAGCCCCTAAGTATAGGGTGTTACTGGTCGATTCCGACCCTCAAGGATCCGCGACCTGGTGGGTGCAGCGCGGCGATCGCGATTTGGACTTCGATATCGCTCAAGAAAGCGATCCGAAGCTCTTGGGGCGCTTGCGCCAGGTTGAAGGCTACGATCTGATTTTAGTAGATACCCCCCCCGCATTACGTTCGGAAGCGTTAGCCGCCGTCGTCGCTTGTGCCGATTATTTACTGTTGCCGACCCCTCCGGCGCCGATGGATTTAGCGGCGCTGATCGATACGGTTCGCGAAGCTGTCATGCCTGTCGGGGTGGCCCATCGGGTTTTGTTGACCCGCGTCGATTCGCGCAGTCTCAAGGAAGCACTGGAAGCGCAGAATACGTTATTGGAGTTGGGAATTCCCGCGTGTCATGCGTTCGTGCGATCGTATAAAGCTCACGAACGAGCGGCCCTCGAAGGATTGCCCATCGGTCGGTGGCGGGGCAAAAATGCCAAAGAAGCGGAGGCGGATTACCGCCGGGTAGCCAATGAATTACAGCGAGACTGGAGGAATTGA
- a CDS encoding alpha/beta fold hydrolase, whose product MTRSRPPFVSAQDHPLGVRRDWIWRGYQIRYTYIRSRRRRSHSLPILLLHGFGSALGQWRANLHPLSEDHTVYALDFLGFGASEKASTHYRVGLWADLVYDFWHNFIGREAIVVGHSLGSLVALTAVATYPEMARGLALLTLPDPQPRQPPAWARALERFFSSPILLWPLFQLVRQPGFLRKVLRSLYTRDELVDRELVELFAAPARDRGALEVFYRLSLSRNDPDYSPDVAELLSPLTLPILLIWGESDRVIPFAGASRIVPLNPRIKLVSVPDTGHVLYDERPEAVNDAILGWIDGEMRSARSQ is encoded by the coding sequence ATGACGCGATCGCGACCTCCGTTCGTTTCCGCCCAAGACCACCCCCTCGGCGTCCGCCGGGATTGGATCTGGCGGGGCTATCAAATCCGCTATACCTACATCCGATCGCGCCGACGGCGATCGCACAGCCTGCCGATCCTGCTGCTGCACGGGTTCGGTTCGGCCCTGGGTCAGTGGCGCGCCAACTTGCATCCCTTAAGCGAAGATCACACCGTCTACGCCCTCGACTTCCTCGGGTTCGGCGCTTCCGAAAAAGCCTCGACCCATTACCGAGTCGGACTGTGGGCCGATTTAGTTTACGATTTTTGGCACAACTTCATCGGACGCGAGGCGATCGTCGTCGGTCACTCCCTCGGATCCTTAGTCGCCTTAACCGCCGTCGCCACCTATCCCGAAATGGCGCGAGGGCTGGCCCTGCTGACCTTACCCGACCCGCAACCGCGCCAACCCCCGGCGTGGGCGCGCGCCTTAGAACGCTTTTTCTCGTCGCCGATCTTGCTGTGGCCCTTGTTTCAACTGGTCCGCCAGCCCGGATTTTTACGCAAAGTTTTGCGAAGTCTCTACACCCGGGACGAATTGGTCGATCGCGAATTGGTCGAGTTATTTGCAGCCCCAGCGCGCGATCGCGGCGCCTTGGAAGTCTTTTACCGCCTGTCTTTATCGCGCAACGATCCGGACTACAGCCCCGACGTGGCGGAATTACTCTCGCCCTTAACTTTGCCGATCTTGTTAATTTGGGGAGAATCCGATCGGGTGATTCCTTTCGCGGGAGCCAGTCGGATCGTACCGTTAAACCCCCGGATAAAATTAGTGTCGGTTCCCGACACCGGACACGTCCTTTACGACGAACGACCCGAAGCGGTCAACGACGCTATTTTAGGCTGGATTGACGGAGAAATGCGATCGGCGCGTTCTCAATAA
- a CDS encoding ABC1 kinase family protein → MSSHPLARLRRYDPEAIASYYRYRPWKVIWRTLVAFWYFASFVLGLKWDEWRDRVENNKGKRARQLRDILTHLGPTFIKVGQALSTRPDLVRKDFLEELVKLQDKLPPFDTPLARSIIERELDRQIEDIYAEFSENPVAAASLGQVYKARLHGGETVAVKVQRPNLKPTLALDLYILRLAARLLRPWLPLNLGHDLATIVDEFGIKLFEEIDYLNEARNAEKFAANFSENPQVKVPQIYWRYTSSRVLTLEWIDGFKLTGMQEIEDAGIDRNAVIEIGVTSGLQQLLEFGFFHADPHPGNLFATRDGSMAYIDFGMMDQLDEQTKENLVDAVVHLINKDYLDLAQDFVKLGFLTPETDIWPIVPALEEVLGDIVGQSVREFNFKTVTDRFSELMYDYPFRVPAKFALIIRSVVTQEGLALSIDPEFKIVDIAYPYVARRLLQGESPQLRRRLLEVLFKNGKFQWHRLENMIAIARSDGNFDLLPTAGLGLQYLLSEEGAFLRRQLLLALTEDDRLHTEEVQSLWNLVKDDLKPARLFDAALGAIAHLSGESAAALLPSVATLAAFKSES, encoded by the coding sequence GTGAGTTCTCATCCACTTGCTCGACTCCGACGCTACGATCCCGAAGCGATCGCGAGCTATTACCGCTATCGTCCCTGGAAAGTCATTTGGCGAACCCTCGTTGCCTTCTGGTATTTTGCCAGTTTTGTTTTAGGCTTGAAATGGGATGAATGGCGCGATCGCGTCGAGAACAACAAGGGCAAACGGGCCAGACAACTGCGAGACATCCTCACCCATCTCGGACCGACCTTTATCAAAGTCGGACAAGCCCTTTCCACCCGACCGGATCTCGTTCGCAAAGACTTCTTAGAAGAACTGGTCAAACTTCAAGATAAACTCCCTCCCTTCGATACCCCTCTGGCGCGATCGATTATCGAACGGGAACTCGATCGCCAGATCGAAGACATCTATGCCGAATTCTCCGAAAACCCCGTAGCCGCAGCCAGTTTGGGACAAGTTTATAAAGCCCGACTCCACGGCGGCGAAACGGTGGCGGTCAAAGTCCAACGCCCCAACCTCAAACCCACCCTCGCCCTCGACCTCTATATTTTACGCTTGGCGGCCCGGTTACTGCGGCCCTGGCTGCCCCTCAATTTAGGTCACGATCTCGCCACGATCGTAGACGAATTCGGGATCAAACTGTTTGAAGAGATCGACTATCTCAACGAAGCGCGCAACGCCGAAAAATTTGCCGCTAACTTTAGCGAAAACCCCCAAGTCAAAGTCCCGCAAATCTATTGGCGCTATACCAGCAGCCGCGTTTTGACCCTCGAATGGATCGACGGGTTCAAACTGACAGGAATGCAAGAAATCGAAGACGCGGGCATCGATCGCAACGCCGTCATCGAAATTGGCGTCACCAGTGGCTTGCAACAGCTCCTAGAATTCGGTTTTTTCCATGCGGATCCACACCCGGGTAACCTATTCGCCACCCGGGATGGCAGTATGGCCTACATCGATTTCGGCATGATGGACCAACTCGACGAGCAGACGAAAGAAAACCTCGTCGATGCGGTGGTTCATTTAATCAATAAAGACTATCTGGATCTGGCGCAAGATTTTGTCAAATTGGGTTTTTTAACCCCAGAAACCGACATTTGGCCGATCGTTCCGGCTTTAGAAGAAGTGTTGGGGGATATTGTCGGTCAAAGCGTCCGGGAGTTTAATTTTAAAACCGTCACCGATCGCTTCTCCGAATTGATGTACGATTACCCGTTTCGGGTTCCGGCTAAATTTGCCTTAATCATTCGTTCCGTGGTCACCCAAGAAGGGCTGGCCCTGAGCATCGATCCGGAGTTCAAAATTGTCGATATTGCCTATCCTTACGTGGCGCGGCGCTTACTGCAAGGGGAATCGCCGCAACTGCGACGGCGCTTGTTAGAAGTGCTGTTTAAAAACGGTAAATTCCAATGGCATCGCCTGGAAAACATGATCGCGATCGCCCGTTCCGACGGCAACTTCGACTTGTTACCCACCGCCGGACTCGGCTTGCAATATTTACTCTCGGAAGAAGGGGCCTTCTTGCGGCGCCAACTGTTACTGGCCCTGACCGAAGACGATCGCCTGCATACCGAAGAAGTTCAAAGCTTGTGGAACTTAGTGAAAGACGACCTCAAACCCGCACGCTTGTTCGATGCGGCCCTCGGAGCGATCGCCCACTTGTCCGGGGAAAGTGCGGCAGCTTTACTGCCTTCGGTGGCGACCCTGGCGGCGTTTAAGAGCGAATCTTAG